The Thermococcus sp. M39 genome has a segment encoding these proteins:
- a CDS encoding class I SAM-dependent methyltransferase translates to MLIVVHQSVKSLYEQKFKKGDYGKSAVFLNPDPHHYHQRILQIVKSINKTKPKLKVLDVGCATGYLSAPIKKFGDNLVYGVEISELAAKEAEKVLDGVIVGNIEEIDLPYPEGYFDVIICSDVLEHLFDPKNTLIRLKRYLNKDGVLLVVLPNVAHYTVRLALLRGKWEYQAHGILDIGHLRFFTKKSAVKMFKEAGYSIEGIIPYTVLPFPLNVLDKMLRRIFTRLFSRFCDTLFAYTYLYVLKPRGK, encoded by the coding sequence GTGCTGATCGTGGTACACCAGAGTGTGAAGTCTCTGTACGAACAAAAATTTAAGAAAGGAGATTATGGGAAAAGTGCTGTTTTTTTAAATCCTGATCCCCACCACTACCACCAGAGGATACTGCAGATAGTGAAGAGCATTAATAAAACAAAACCCAAACTAAAGGTTTTAGATGTTGGCTGTGCAACGGGTTATCTTTCAGCACCAATTAAAAAATTTGGAGATAATCTGGTTTATGGGGTGGAAATTTCTGAACTTGCTGCGAAGGAGGCCGAAAAGGTACTGGACGGGGTCATTGTTGGTAATATCGAAGAAATCGATCTGCCGTATCCTGAGGGGTATTTCGATGTGATAATATGCTCGGACGTATTGGAGCATCTGTTCGATCCCAAAAACACACTGATTAGGCTGAAGAGGTACCTGAACAAAGACGGAGTACTGCTGGTGGTATTACCCAATGTAGCTCATTATACAGTTAGATTAGCATTGCTAAGAGGAAAATGGGAATACCAAGCCCATGGAATTTTAGATATTGGGCATTTACGCTTTTTTACCAAAAAGAGCGCTGTAAAAATGTTTAAGGAGGCAGGCTACAGTATAGAAGGCATAATTCCCTATACAGTGCTTCCATTTCCTCTTAATGTTCTAGATAAAATGCTGAGAAGAATATTTACCAGACTTTTCAGCAGATTTTGCGACACACTCTTTGCATACACCTATCTGTATGTGCTTAAGCCAAGAGGTAAATGA
- a CDS encoding alkaline phosphatase family protein yields the protein MNPKVLIIGLDGATWDLIKPWTDEGELPTFKKLMEKGVWGNLESTIPPWTIPAWESMSTGKNPKKLGFATFMVKDGYKFVPHNFRHKRQKMIWDILSDSGHRVVVANLPNIYIAQKINGCMIAGWLYLDKERITYPANLIDELNEHCNGYEVDIFDVDFEKGQIIGGPKEGEYLKRCDKLLEKHFSAFKYLLKKCEWDFGFLVFVTTDRIQHKYWDDKILLEHYRKIDKKLEEVLETIDDGTIVFLVSDHGFGPIKYTLNINEFLIKEGYLKLKKPRKQTPSKLLKLVKRSGLLPVARALVNLAPATLANRLKESVSSISFEKMDIDWDNTKAFAYAVLGDIYLNVKGREPNGIVDPDEYDKIREEIIEKIRNLEYKGKKLNIQIFKKEEVYPNATIWDNLPDLVIVPTDDGVQDINPNIGNREIITESKDIRGNHRLEGIFLAYGPGIKKDYKIEGAKIYDIAPTILHIFGLPIPNDMDGRVLMEIFEEGSEFAKRKPKYVDPDYYEKKQEDEKLKKAIKNLKLKGKI from the coding sequence ATGAATCCAAAAGTTCTAATCATCGGTTTGGATGGAGCAACGTGGGATTTAATCAAGCCTTGGACTGATGAAGGAGAGCTACCAACTTTCAAAAAGTTGATGGAAAAGGGAGTTTGGGGAAACTTAGAATCCACAATCCCTCCGTGGACTATTCCTGCATGGGAATCCATGAGTACTGGAAAGAATCCTAAGAAACTAGGTTTTGCCACATTTATGGTAAAAGACGGCTACAAATTCGTCCCTCATAACTTCAGACACAAACGGCAAAAAATGATATGGGATATCCTCTCTGACTCTGGTCATAGAGTTGTTGTAGCCAATCTGCCGAATATCTATATAGCTCAAAAAATTAACGGGTGCATGATTGCTGGATGGCTTTACCTGGATAAGGAGCGCATCACGTATCCAGCTAATCTCATTGATGAGCTGAATGAACACTGTAACGGATACGAGGTGGATATTTTTGATGTTGATTTTGAGAAAGGCCAAATAATTGGCGGCCCTAAAGAGGGGGAGTACCTAAAACGCTGCGATAAACTGCTGGAAAAGCATTTTTCAGCTTTTAAATATCTACTGAAAAAATGTGAATGGGATTTTGGATTCCTCGTGTTTGTGACTACGGATAGAATCCAGCACAAGTACTGGGACGATAAAATCCTGCTCGAACACTACAGGAAGATAGATAAAAAACTGGAGGAGGTACTTGAAACGATAGATGATGGGACCATCGTTTTTTTAGTTTCGGATCACGGATTCGGGCCCATCAAATACACACTCAACATAAACGAATTCCTCATAAAAGAGGGTTATCTAAAATTAAAAAAGCCCCGCAAGCAAACCCCGTCCAAGCTGCTCAAGCTTGTAAAGAGGAGCGGCTTGTTGCCTGTTGCCAGAGCACTTGTTAACCTGGCACCCGCAACGTTAGCCAATCGATTGAAAGAAAGTGTCTCATCCATAAGTTTTGAAAAAATGGACATAGACTGGGATAACACAAAAGCCTTTGCATATGCCGTTCTTGGGGACATATACTTAAACGTTAAGGGCAGGGAACCAAATGGAATTGTAGATCCCGATGAATATGACAAGATACGAGAAGAAATTATTGAAAAGATAAGAAACCTAGAATATAAAGGGAAAAAACTAAACATACAAATTTTCAAAAAAGAAGAGGTTTATCCAAATGCTACTATATGGGACAACCTTCCAGATTTAGTAATAGTACCTACTGATGATGGTGTACAGGATATAAATCCAAATATTGGAAATAGAGAAATAATAACAGAATCAAAAGATATACGTGGAAATCACAGGTTAGAGGGTATTTTCCTTGCTTATGGTCCAGGAATCAAAAAAGACTACAAAATCGAAGGAGCAAAGATCTATGACATCGCCCCAACAATCCTCCACATCTTCGGCTTGCCAATTCCAAACGACATGGATGGTAGAGTTTTAATGGAAATATTTGAAGAAGGCTCAGAATTTGCAAAGAGAAAACCAAAATACGTTGACCCAGACTACTACGAGAAAAAACAGGAAGATGAAAAGCTTAAAAAAGCCATTAAAAACTTAAAACTAAAAGGCAAAATCTAA
- a CDS encoding flippase produces the protein MSEASEALQKIARGTGIVFAGTIISMLFGFLSRTIIARYFSTAEYGVFNLALTVLSIALVVVTLGFPNSLPREIAFYKEREPSRVRDLISTALIIVALNSLIWVIVLILGAEDIARIFNEERLAYALRIVAFALPFSALIGMIISISRGFRRVREQVYFQNIVYPILWLILVLSLVIFNLPFASIFYVYLLAQSLKFFVLIFEVYRIKLFELKFSFDLKLGKELIIFSLPLMFVGILNFLMTWTDTLMLGYYKSSKVVGLYNAASPLARLIPIFLNSAAFLYPPIVSQLYAQGKINEMKRTYQILTKWIFLLTLPIFSVMFLFPEATILFIFGEKYVSAAPALQILALGFMFHTFLGLNGLGLVIIKESNFILISNLISAILNVILNVVLIPIHGIEGAAIATAVSYFVANVLNSWRLYQKTRIHPFSWNYVKPLVISFSFLLFLQSLKLRITSIWYAMLILAVFLLVYFFLVLLSKSIDKEDIELFLAIEKKLGIEIRIIKKILRRFV, from the coding sequence ATGAGCGAAGCAAGCGAAGCTCTGCAGAAGATTGCAAGAGGAACGGGGATTGTTTTTGCTGGAACAATAATTTCAATGCTCTTTGGGTTTTTAAGCAGGACAATTATAGCCAGGTATTTTTCGACTGCAGAGTATGGTGTGTTTAATCTGGCCTTAACTGTCTTGAGCATTGCTCTTGTAGTAGTCACATTGGGGTTTCCGAATTCTCTTCCTAGAGAAATCGCCTTTTATAAAGAAAGAGAACCTTCAAGAGTTAGGGATTTAATATCAACGGCTTTGATAATTGTGGCATTGAACAGTTTAATTTGGGTGATAGTTTTAATTCTTGGGGCTGAGGATATTGCTCGGATTTTTAATGAAGAAAGATTAGCTTACGCTCTGAGGATAGTGGCTTTTGCGCTGCCGTTTTCAGCCTTAATTGGAATGATAATTTCTATTTCGAGAGGATTTCGGAGGGTTAGAGAACAAGTGTATTTCCAAAACATAGTTTATCCTATATTGTGGTTAATACTCGTTTTATCTTTGGTCATCTTTAACCTTCCGTTTGCTTCTATATTTTATGTTTATCTCCTTGCTCAATCTCTGAAATTTTTTGTTTTAATTTTTGAAGTTTACAGAATTAAACTCTTTGAGCTTAAGTTTTCTTTTGATTTAAAGCTTGGAAAAGAATTAATTATCTTTTCTCTCCCGCTCATGTTTGTTGGGATACTGAATTTTTTAATGACATGGACGGATACGCTGATGCTTGGTTATTATAAATCTTCCAAAGTAGTCGGCCTTTACAATGCTGCTTCTCCTTTAGCAAGACTAATACCCATATTCTTGAATTCAGCTGCGTTTCTTTATCCCCCTATTGTATCCCAGCTTTATGCTCAGGGCAAGATAAATGAAATGAAAAGGACGTATCAAATTCTCACTAAGTGGATATTTTTATTAACGCTCCCAATCTTCAGCGTGATGTTTCTCTTCCCCGAGGCTACTATATTATTCATTTTTGGAGAAAAATATGTTTCAGCGGCTCCAGCGCTTCAAATTTTGGCTTTGGGCTTTATGTTTCACACTTTTTTAGGATTGAATGGGTTGGGCTTAGTTATAATAAAGGAAAGTAACTTTATATTGATTTCAAACTTGATCTCCGCTATCCTTAATGTTATTTTGAATGTCGTATTAATTCCAATCCACGGGATAGAAGGCGCTGCTATTGCCACAGCTGTTTCATACTTCGTTGCCAACGTTTTGAATTCTTGGAGACTCTATCAAAAAACAAGGATTCACCCCTTCAGCTGGAACTACGTGAAGCCCTTGGTTATCAGCTTTTCTTTCTTACTTTTCCTGCAGAGTTTAAAGTTAAGAATTACAAGTATTTGGTACGCGATGCTAATATTAGCTGTCTTCCTTTTAGTTTACTTCTTTTTAGTACTTTTGAGTAAGAGCATTGATAAAGAGGATATTGAGCTGTTTTTAGCGATAGAAAAGAAATTGGGGATTGAGATAAGAATAATAAAGAAAATCTTAAGGCGATTTGTTTAG
- a CDS encoding AbrB/MazE/SpoVT family DNA-binding domain-containing protein produces MRMGSNVLAKFHVIVHRIGRIVIPAGTRKFYRIEPGDFVEVRILKYEENEPPKQGTFMARVGEQGAVFIPKTVREVIGIKPGDVIEVLLLAHYKSGELHEE; encoded by the coding sequence ATGAGAATGGGTAGTAATGTGTTGGCAAAATTTCATGTGATTGTTCATAGAATTGGTAGGATAGTAATTCCGGCAGGCACAAGAAAATTCTACAGGATAGAGCCAGGAGACTTTGTTGAAGTAAGGATATTGAAATATGAGGAAAATGAACCTCCCAAACAGGGTACTTTTATGGCCCGAGTGGGGGAGCAGGGTGCTGTATTTATCCCAAAAACTGTTCGAGAAGTTATAGGAATAAAACCTGGGGATGTAATAGAGGTTTTACTGCTCGCTCATTATAAATCTGGAGAGCTTCATGAAGAATGA
- the rfbD gene encoding dTDP-4-dehydrorhamnose reductase: MKVAVIGANGQLGTDLVEVFGEEAIPLTHKDLDVTDFESLRILKELKPDVIINTATYVRVDDAELYPEKAFQVNAIGALNVAKIANEIDAVNVYISTDYVFDGTKGEPYTEEDAPNPLNVYGLSKYAGEIFTRNYSRKYYIIRVASLYGKAGASGKGGNFVEWVIEKAKRGEELKIVDDQFMSPTYTKDVARTLKKFLELKPEFGVYHMANEGYCSWYEFTRVIFEILGWDVEVKPIKSSELKRLAKRPQFSALKNEKLEKLGLKMRHWREALRDYLKEKGYIQ, translated from the coding sequence ATGAAAGTTGCAGTAATTGGGGCAAACGGCCAGTTGGGAACGGATTTAGTTGAAGTCTTTGGGGAAGAAGCAATTCCTTTGACTCATAAAGATTTAGATGTTACAGACTTTGAGAGCTTAAGGATTTTGAAAGAGCTTAAGCCCGATGTTATAATTAATACCGCTACGTATGTTAGGGTTGATGATGCCGAGCTTTATCCAGAGAAAGCGTTTCAAGTCAATGCTATTGGTGCTTTAAACGTTGCAAAGATTGCCAATGAAATTGATGCTGTTAATGTTTACATCAGCACGGATTATGTTTTTGATGGAACTAAGGGAGAGCCTTACACTGAGGAAGATGCTCCAAATCCTCTGAATGTTTATGGTCTTAGCAAATATGCGGGTGAGATTTTTACGAGAAATTATTCTCGGAAGTACTACATCATCAGGGTTGCGAGCTTGTATGGAAAAGCTGGGGCGAGCGGAAAAGGAGGGAACTTTGTCGAGTGGGTCATCGAGAAGGCGAAGCGCGGAGAAGAGCTTAAAATTGTGGATGATCAATTTATGAGTCCGACTTATACCAAGGATGTTGCCAGAACATTGAAGAAATTCTTAGAGCTAAAGCCAGAGTTTGGAGTCTATCACATGGCCAATGAAGGCTACTGCTCTTGGTATGAATTTACGAGGGTGATATTTGAGATTTTAGGCTGGGATGTTGAAGTGAAGCCTATAAAGTCAAGTGAGCTGAAGAGGCTGGCAAAGAGACCACAGTTTTCAGCATTGAAGAATGAAAAATTGGAAAAGCTTGGTTTGAAAATGAGGCATTGGAGAGAAGCTTTGAGAGATTATTTGAAGGAGAAGGGATATATACAATAA
- a CDS encoding type II toxin-antitoxin system VapC family toxin, whose amino-acid sequence MTSGKFRFFIDSNVILNYFYGDENAREIIEIAENAGEIFINGIVLTEVSIRYLKDETGEKSYTLKHKPELVKNVDKSPLYAVLGKFLYLPDNVLIGEDAVTLMDIYGILPNDAIILATCKFYGIKYLISFDSDFRDACRREGIILIESKEKLDEIIKSGDSK is encoded by the coding sequence ATGACGAGTGGGAAGTTTAGGTTCTTCATTGACAGCAATGTTATACTGAATTATTTTTATGGAGATGAGAACGCGAGAGAAATAATAGAGATTGCAGAAAATGCTGGCGAGATTTTCATAAATGGAATTGTTTTAACTGAAGTTTCAATAAGATATTTGAAGGATGAAACTGGTGAGAAAAGCTACACTTTGAAGCACAAACCGGAACTCGTTAAAAACGTTGATAAAAGCCCGCTTTATGCAGTTCTCGGCAAGTTTTTGTATCTTCCAGATAATGTGCTTATTGGAGAAGATGCAGTGACATTAATGGATATTTACGGTATTCTGCCCAACGATGCTATAATTTTAGCTACCTGCAAGTTTTATGGGATTAAGTATTTGATATCATTTGACAGTGACTTTAGAGATGCGTGTAGAAGGGAAGGAATTATACTAATTGAAAGCAAAGAAAAGCTGGATGAAATTATCAAATCTGGTGACTCAAAATGA
- a CDS encoding type II toxin-antitoxin system VapC family toxin codes for MIVIDASSLAKYILREENWKRVREYLLDDPYSLTLALAEVSNAIWKHHVLYKVISNKEVGIMLEALKKLKEDVVIFEPFEDYLGDAVKIAIGGKIPIYDALYLAQAKKYGSLLTSDEKQWKIAKKLGIKAEYVE; via the coding sequence GTGATAGTAATTGATGCATCCTCTCTCGCTAAATATATCCTAAGAGAAGAGAACTGGAAAAGGGTTAGAGAATACCTACTGGATGATCCATATTCTCTAACATTGGCTTTAGCTGAAGTCTCAAATGCCATCTGGAAGCATCATGTGCTGTACAAGGTAATATCGAACAAAGAAGTTGGAATAATGCTTGAAGCCTTGAAAAAGCTCAAAGAGGATGTCGTAATTTTTGAGCCATTTGAAGATTACCTTGGGGATGCCGTGAAGATAGCAATTGGTGGGAAGATTCCAATTTATGATGCGCTCTATTTAGCTCAGGCAAAGAAATATGGCAGTCTTTTAACAAGTGATGAAAAACAGTGGAAAATTGCAAAAAAGCTTGGAATCAAAGCAGAATATGTAGAATAG
- the rfbC gene encoding dTDP-4-dehydrorhamnose 3,5-epimerase produces the protein MPFEFKRLEIPDVILIKPRVFEDERGFFMETYKKPDFEKAGIKGEFVQDNHSKSKYGVLRGLHFQKEPYAQAKIVRCIRGVIYDVAVDLRKNSPTFGKYVGVILSEYNKYMLYIPRGFAHGFVVLSDVAEVVYKVDNVYAPDYEWGLIWNDPDVNIHWPVENPIVSPKDQRWPTLRELIERDELF, from the coding sequence ATGCCATTCGAGTTCAAAAGGTTGGAAATTCCAGATGTGATTTTAATTAAGCCTAGGGTCTTTGAGGATGAGAGAGGCTTCTTTATGGAGACCTACAAAAAGCCTGACTTTGAAAAAGCCGGGATAAAGGGAGAATTTGTTCAGGATAACCACTCAAAGTCTAAGTATGGTGTTCTTAGAGGTTTGCACTTTCAGAAGGAGCCTTATGCTCAGGCAAAGATTGTTCGCTGTATAAGGGGAGTTATCTATGATGTTGCCGTCGATTTAAGGAAAAACTCTCCGACTTTTGGAAAATACGTAGGAGTTATTCTTTCAGAATATAACAAATATATGCTCTACATTCCTAGGGGCTTTGCTCATGGGTTTGTTGTGCTGAGTGACGTTGCTGAAGTGGTTTATAAAGTGGATAACGTTTATGCTCCTGATTATGAATGGGGCTTAATTTGGAACGATCCGGATGTAAATATTCACTGGCCAGTTGAAAATCCAATAGTTTCCCCGAAAGACCAGAGATGGCCAACTTTGAGGGAGTTAATTGAGAGGGATGAGCTGTTTTAG
- a CDS encoding antitoxin family protein, with product MLIIVEAVYENGVFKPLKKVKLKDGQKVKIRIELDVSKYYGVFGKASVKELKELEDEAQIQSKP from the coding sequence GTGCTCATCATTGTTGAGGCTGTTTATGAAAATGGCGTCTTTAAGCCTCTAAAAAAAGTAAAGCTAAAAGATGGCCAAAAAGTCAAAATTAGAATTGAGTTAGATGTATCTAAGTATTATGGAGTATTCGGAAAAGCTTCTGTAAAAGAATTAAAAGAACTAGAAGATGAGGCCCAAATACAATCTAAGCCTTAA
- the rfbB gene encoding dTDP-glucose 4,6-dehydratase, producing the protein MKILVTGGAGFIGSNFIHYILEKHKDWEVINLDKLGYGSNLANLKDIEGDERYTFVKGDINDFELVKELIKKVDAVVNWAAESHVDRSISNPYAFIESNVLGVYTLLEAIRKFNPEVRLVHVSTDEVYGDIIEGSFTEEDRLMPSSPYSASKAAGDMLVLGYARTYNLNASITRCTNNYGPYQFPEKLIPKTIIRASMDLKIPIYGTGQNVRDWLYVLDHCEAVELVLEKGEKREVYNISAGEEKTNLEVVKTILRLMGKDEDLIEFVEDRPGHDIRYSLDSTKIREQLGWKPKHKFREGIKKTVEWYLSNEWWWKPLVNEKVLHPTPWKLRW; encoded by the coding sequence ATGAAAATATTGGTAACTGGTGGTGCAGGATTCATTGGGAGCAATTTCATACACTATATCTTAGAGAAGCACAAAGACTGGGAAGTGATAAATTTAGATAAGCTTGGCTACGGTTCAAACTTGGCAAATTTGAAAGATATTGAAGGCGATGAAAGATACACATTCGTCAAGGGAGATATAAACGATTTTGAGCTTGTCAAGGAGCTTATAAAGAAGGTTGATGCTGTTGTGAATTGGGCTGCAGAGAGCCATGTGGATAGAAGCATCTCAAATCCATATGCATTTATTGAGAGCAACGTTCTGGGTGTTTACACTCTTTTAGAGGCAATTAGAAAGTTTAATCCAGAAGTTCGTTTAGTTCACGTGAGCACCGACGAAGTATATGGCGATATAATCGAAGGCTCTTTCACTGAAGAGGATAGATTAATGCCCTCCTCTCCATATTCGGCAAGCAAAGCTGCAGGTGATATGTTAGTTTTGGGCTACGCAAGAACTTACAATCTGAATGCTTCAATAACGAGGTGCACCAACAACTACGGCCCTTATCAGTTCCCTGAAAAACTCATTCCAAAAACAATAATCAGAGCAAGCATGGATCTCAAGATACCAATTTATGGAACTGGTCAAAATGTTAGAGACTGGCTCTACGTTCTGGATCACTGCGAGGCAGTTGAGCTTGTCCTGGAGAAAGGTGAAAAGAGAGAAGTTTACAACATCTCAGCCGGAGAAGAGAAGACCAACCTTGAGGTCGTGAAAACCATCTTAAGGCTTATGGGCAAGGATGAGGATTTAATAGAGTTCGTTGAAGATAGACCCGGCCACGATATACGCTATAGCCTTGATTCAACTAAGATTAGGGAACAGCTTGGCTGGAAACCAAAGCACAAGTTCAGGGAAGGAATCAAAAAGACTGTTGAGTGGTATCTCAGCAATGAGTGGTGGTGGAAGCCTTTAGTTAATGAAAAAGTTCTCCATCCAACGCCGTGGAAGCTGAGGTGGTAA
- a CDS encoding glucose-1-phosphate thymidylyltransferase: MKALILSGGHGTRLRPLTYSQQKQLIPVANKPVLFYAIEDVIEAGIHDIGIIVGPNAEQVKKTVMSVDWDANIEFIYQGDPLGLAHAIKVARDYLGDDDFVMYLGDNILREGIVRHLEHFKKGNFDASILLCEVDNPQRFGVAELSEDGKTIKRLIEKPKVPPSNLALVGIYFFKPIIHEAVKHLKPSWRGELEITDAIQWLIDHGYKVGWTKVTGWWKDTGKPEDILDANRLILDDIERDIRVETKAKIIGRVVIEEGTEIDENTVIKGPAIIGKNCKIRNAYIGPYTSIGNNCVIENTEIEDSVILEGSEIRCGGRIVESLIGRNVKILEQNNHPIGRRLIIGDNSQLTL, translated from the coding sequence ATGAAGGCGTTAATCCTTTCGGGTGGTCATGGGACTAGACTTAGACCTTTAACATATTCCCAGCAGAAACAATTAATTCCAGTTGCAAACAAACCGGTTTTGTTTTATGCAATTGAAGACGTTATTGAGGCAGGAATCCACGACATTGGGATTATTGTTGGGCCAAACGCTGAGCAGGTTAAGAAGACTGTTATGAGTGTTGACTGGGACGCTAACATTGAATTCATTTATCAAGGAGATCCCCTTGGATTAGCTCATGCAATAAAAGTTGCGAGGGATTATCTGGGTGACGATGATTTTGTGATGTATCTTGGAGATAACATACTCAGGGAAGGTATAGTAAGGCATTTAGAGCACTTTAAGAAAGGAAACTTTGATGCAAGCATTTTGCTCTGTGAGGTTGATAATCCCCAGAGATTTGGAGTGGCTGAGCTGAGTGAAGATGGAAAGACAATAAAACGCTTGATTGAAAAGCCAAAAGTTCCACCAAGTAATTTGGCTTTGGTGGGGATATATTTCTTCAAACCAATTATTCATGAAGCAGTGAAGCATTTAAAGCCATCTTGGCGTGGAGAGCTTGAAATCACTGATGCAATTCAGTGGCTTATTGATCACGGCTATAAAGTTGGCTGGACAAAGGTCACCGGCTGGTGGAAAGATACAGGAAAGCCAGAGGACATCTTAGATGCAAACAGATTGATTTTGGACGACATTGAGAGGGACATAAGAGTAGAAACCAAAGCAAAAATTATTGGAAGAGTAGTCATTGAGGAAGGAACTGAAATTGATGAAAATACTGTCATCAAAGGCCCAGCAATAATTGGAAAGAACTGTAAGATTAGAAATGCCTACATTGGGCCCTACACGAGCATTGGAAATAACTGTGTTATTGAAAATACTGAGATTGAAGATTCAGTAATCTTAGAAGGAAGCGAAATTAGGTGTGGTGGTAGAATAGTTGAAAGCTTAATCGGGAGAAATGTGAAGATTTTAGAGCAGAACAATCACCCAATTGGAAGAAGATTAATAATTGGAGACAATTCACAATTGACGCTTTGA